In one Lolium rigidum isolate FL_2022 chromosome 3, APGP_CSIRO_Lrig_0.1, whole genome shotgun sequence genomic region, the following are encoded:
- the LOC124697601 gene encoding patatin-like protein 3: MDEARAEPPAAGMDVDKLTYEIFSILESKFLFGYDDPKLLFAGGSPHTPAAMAAVKGTPPRAQSGKVCILSIDGGGRAADGLLAGAALVRLEASLRRRTGDPKARLADFFDVAAGSGAGGVLAAMLVARGADDARPLFSAEDALAFLVRSLRRGWSSPSSGGGIRALFRRPAGAAFRKVFGELTLRDTARPVLVPCYDLATGAPFLFSRADAAERPAYDFRLRDVCAATCAGSDRASAAVEVRSCDGATRIVAVGGGVALGNPTAAAITHVLNNKREFPLASGVEDLLVISIGSGEGEQRPAGNSGGGTSTSEIVRIAAEGVSDMVDQAVAMAFGHSRASNYIRIQAMGSPRARGGVAVAAEEMLSQKNVESVLFRGKKLGEQTNADKLERFAHELVKERDRRASSTGAPAVVKQQPAAEDAAAPASYSNLVSQMFTSIL, from the exons ATGGACGAAGCTCGTGCGGAGCCGCCTGCCGCCGGAATGGACGTGGACAAGCTCACCTACGAGATCTTCTCCATCCTCGAGAGCAAGTTCTTGTTCGGCTACGACGACCCAAAGCTCCTCTTCGCCGGAGGCTCCCCGCACACACCGGCAGCCATGGCGGCAGTGAAGGGGACTCCCCCGCGAGCGCAGTCAGGGAAGGTCTGCATCCTGTCGATCGACGGCGGCGGGCGCGCCGCCGACGGCCTTCTCGCCGGCGCGGCGCTGGTGAGGCTGGAGGCCTCCCTGCGTCGACGCACCGGGGACCCGAAGGCGCGGCTGGCGGACTTCTTCGACGTGGCCGCGggctccggcgccggcggcgtgctCGCGGCGATGCTGGTGGCGCGCGGGGCCGACGACGCGCGGCCGCTCTTCTCCGCGGAGGACGCGCTGGCGTTCCTCGTGCGCAGCCTCCGCCGCGGCTGGTCCTCCccgtcctccggcggcggcatccGCGCGCTGTTCCGCCGCCCGGCGGGCGCCGCCTTCCGCAAGGTGTTCGGGGAGCTGACGCTGCGGGACACGGCGCGGCCGGTGCTGGTCCCGTGCTACGACCTGGCCACGGGCGCCCCGTTCCTCTTCTCCCGCGCCGACGCGGCCGAGCGGCCCGCCTACGACTTCCGCCTCCGCGACGTGTGCGCCGCCACGTGCGCCGGGTCGGACCGCgcgtcggcggcggtggaggtgcggTCGTGCGACGGCGCGACCCGCATCGTGgctgtcggcggcggcgtggcgctcggCAACCCCACGGCCGCGGCCATCACGCACGTGCTCAACAACAAGCGCGAGTTCCCGCTCGCCTCCGGCGTGGAggacctgctggtcatctccatcGGCAGCGGGGAGGGCGAGCAGCGCCCCGCCGGCAACAGCGGCGGCGGCACGTCGACGTCCGAGATCGTCAGGATCGCCGCCGAGGGCGTGTCCGACATG GTGGATCAAGCGGTGGCCATGGCGTTCGGGCACAGCAGGGCGAGCAACTACATCCGCATACAGGCGATGGGCTCGCCGCGGGCGAGGGGcggcgtggcggtggcggcggaggagatgCTGTCGCAGAAGAACGTGGAGTCGGTGCTGTTCCGCGGCAAGAAGCTCGGGGAGCAGACCAACGCCGACAAGCTGGAGCGGTTCGCGCACGAGCTCGTCAAGGAGCGCGACCGCCGCGCTTCCAGCACCGGCGCCCCGGCCGTCGTCAAGCAGCAGCCGGCGGCCGAAGACGCCGCCGCGCCGGCGTCGTACTCGAACCTGGTCAGCCAGATGTTCACCAGCATCCTGTAG